The Fibrobacter sp. genome has a window encoding:
- a CDS encoding prepilin-type N-terminal cleavage/methylation domain-containing protein produces MRKGFTLMELMVALAAAGILVSVALGLYGSFYRGYLASRDAYAAASSDRVLQMQKSIREIRGCPNANRL; encoded by the coding sequence ATGCGCAAGGGATTCACGCTGATGGAACTCATGGTGGCGCTCGCCGCCGCCGGCATACTCGTGTCCGTCGCCCTCGGGCTGTACGGCTCGTTCTACCGCGGGTACCTCGCCAGCCGGGACGCCTACGCCGCCGCCTCCTCCGACCGCGTGCTCCAAATGCAAAAAAGCATCCGCGAAATCCGCGGATGCCCAAATGCTAATCGTCTGTAG